In Dyadobacter sp. NIV53, a single window of DNA contains:
- a CDS encoding aldose epimerase family protein, translating to MTSTISKEVFGQLPDGQTADLYTLTNSKGMTVNITNYGGIITKLTAADKKGEWADVVLGFDSLPPYLKGHPFFGALVGRYGNRIAKGKFKLNGKEYKLAINNGPNALHGGLKGFDKQLWKTTEIKKDSTVGLQLEYTSKDMEEGYPGNLTVKIIYTLANDNSLTIDYTATTDKETVINLTNHSYFNLSGLKRDILGHEVTILSDSIVPVDTTLIPTGKLRAVEGTPFDFRKSAIVGTGIDKTDDEQIKSGGGYDHCWVLKREDKGLMQFAKVKDPESGRVMEVSTTEPAVQFYTGNFLDGSLSGKGATFSKRFGLCLETEHYPDSPNQPQFPSTVLKPGKTYHTTTMYKFSAE from the coding sequence ATGACCAGTACAATTTCCAAAGAAGTATTCGGGCAACTTCCTGATGGACAGACGGCCGATTTGTATACCCTGACTAATTCCAAAGGCATGACCGTGAACATTACCAATTACGGAGGAATTATCACCAAACTTACTGCTGCTGACAAAAAAGGCGAATGGGCAGATGTGGTATTAGGCTTTGATTCACTGCCTCCTTACCTGAAAGGGCATCCGTTTTTTGGTGCCCTTGTGGGAAGATATGGAAATCGTATTGCGAAAGGGAAATTTAAACTGAACGGTAAGGAATATAAACTGGCAATCAATAATGGCCCGAATGCTTTGCACGGAGGACTTAAAGGATTTGATAAACAGCTTTGGAAAACTACCGAGATCAAAAAAGATTCAACCGTTGGACTGCAACTGGAATATACGAGCAAAGACATGGAAGAAGGCTATCCGGGAAATCTGACTGTGAAGATTATCTATACTTTGGCTAATGACAATTCTTTAACCATTGACTATACTGCTACAACTGATAAGGAAACCGTAATTAATCTGACCAACCATTCTTACTTCAATTTATCAGGACTGAAACGTGATATACTTGGACACGAAGTTACTATTCTGTCGGACAGCATTGTACCGGTTGACACGACGTTAATTCCAACCGGCAAATTACGTGCAGTAGAAGGAACACCGTTTGATTTTAGAAAATCTGCTATTGTAGGAACAGGAATTGACAAGACAGATGATGAGCAAATTAAAAGCGGAGGCGGTTATGACCATTGCTGGGTTCTGAAACGTGAAGATAAAGGTCTTATGCAATTTGCAAAAGTAAAAGATCCTGAAAGTGGAAGAGTAATGGAAGTTTCCACCACCGAACCTGCTGTTCAGTTTTATACCGGCAATTTCCTGGATGGCAGTTTGTCCGGTAAAGGAGCCACATTCAGCAAAAGATTTGGCCTGTGCCTGGAAACGGAACA